CGGATGACCGTTCACACGATCCAGAAACATCTCGAAGGTGACGCCGTCATGCAGATCCTCGCCCGGATGGATCTCATAGCAGATATCGACGCCCTTTTCCTCGGCCAGATCCAGCAGCGGACGCCAGCGCGCGGCCAAAGTGTCAAAGGCGGCCTCGACCAGGCCCGGTGCGCGCTGCGGCCAGGGATAGAGATAGGGCCAGGCCAGCGCGCCGGAAAAGCTGGCCATCCGGTCCAGACCCAGCAGGTTGCTGACGCGAATGGCCTTGGCGACGCGGCCCACCGCCCATTCCTGCCGGGCCTTGGGGTTGCCGCGCAGATCGGCCGGGGCAAAGGCGTCAAAACCGCTGTCATAGGCCGGATGCACGGCCACCAGCTGCCCTTCCAGATGGGTTGAAAGCTCTGTCACCTGCACGCCGTTCTGCTGCGCGATGCCCAGAAACTCGTCGCGGTAATCCTGCGAGTCGGCGGCGCGGTCCAGGTCCAGCATGCGCACATCGCCCACGGGCACCTGCACGCCCAGATAGCCGCAATCGGCGGCCCAGCGGGTTATGCCGTCCCAGCTGTCAAACGGGGCCTCTTGCCCGATAAACTGCGCCAGAAACAGGCCCGGCCCCTGAATTGTATGCATAAGATAATCCCCCCTGAAAACGCAGCCTGCATTGAATTGAAAACGATTGCAAGACGTTGTTGCGGGCTGTCGGAGGTCGGCTATTCCTGCCCTTCGGATCGGGCGGCCCTAGCTGTCGGGAAAGCCCAGCCAGGCCTCCATCCGTTCCCAGGTCTCATTCATCGGCCATGCCTTGCTGATCCAGGGCAGACCGATATGACCAT
The sequence above is a segment of the Paracoccus fistulariae genome. Coding sequences within it:
- a CDS encoding sugar phosphate isomerase/epimerase family protein gives rise to the protein MHTIQGPGLFLAQFIGQEAPFDSWDGITRWAADCGYLGVQVPVGDVRMLDLDRAADSQDYRDEFLGIAQQNGVQVTELSTHLEGQLVAVHPAYDSGFDAFAPADLRGNPKARQEWAVGRVAKAIRVSNLLGLDRMASFSGALAWPYLYPWPQRAPGLVEAAFDTLAARWRPLLDLAEEKGVDICYEIHPGEDLHDGVTFEMFLDRVNGHPRANMLYDPSHYVLQQLDYLQHIDIYHDRIRMFHVKDAEFNPTGRQGVYGGYQSWVDRAGRFRSPGDGQVDFKQVFSKLTQYGFDGWAVVEWECALKHPEDGAREGAAFVRDHIIRVTPHAFDDFAASAVDRNDIEKALGIT